The Thermofilaceae archaeon DNA segment GTGCAGTCGGTGGGCTAGGCTGACGACGGTCTCGCTCGAGTCATCGTAGGGCAGGTGGAAGGGGAAGAAGTTGGCGGCTCTCTCCTCCCTCTCCCTGACGACTTGGTGGAGCCAGACGCCTAAGATCACAGCCAGCAGCCCGAGGGCCGACAGCACGATCGCAAGCTTCCTCACGGGCCTATCTGCTGGGTTTGGGTATAAAACGCTAGCCTAAACGACCCAGTCCTCCACCCGCTCGTCCCCGAAGATGAGCACGCGGATCAAGCCCACCGACAGTATCGTCAGCCACACGGTTTGGTAGAAGAGCAGGTAGACTGGGATCAGGTGGGCGTAGGGCTTCAAGCCGGTGACCTTCGCGATCACGTACTGCAGCACGCCGAGGGAGAGCAGGAGGAAGGCGAAGGTAAGCGTGGTGACCGTGTACATCATGATGAGCGAGATCGATACGGCCGCCGTAACGGGTACGAGCTCCCGAATGAGGGAGGACAGGGGGAGGAGGGCGGCGTAGGTGGCCTTCTTGGAGAGCATCCCGTGGAGCGCCAGGGCGACAATCATCGTGAGGAGGGAGGGCAGGGTCAGGATGATGCCCGGTATGATGACGTGCGGCACCTCGCGGACCGCGCGCAGGAGCACCCGGTAGTTCTCCCTCAGCCAGGAGGCGAGGCCGACAGCCCACCTCTTCCTCTGCTTCAGCCAGTGGGTCCAGCTGGACGGCGCGTAGTTGAGCACGTAGGTGCTATCGAGGAAGGAGAAGCGGCAGCCCTTCACGAACGAGCGGAGAGCGAAGTCGAGATCCTCCGCCAGGCAGGGTTTGAAGTAGCCGATCTCGTCGAGGGCCCTCCGCTTCACAGCGAAAGCCGCCCCGTTTATTGCGATGGCCCTTCCGGCAAGCTTCGCCATCATCTTGCTAGCGAAGTTGTACGCTGTGTACTCGATGTAGACGAGCTTGGCCAGCAAACCTTTACCAACGATAACCTTCTTCACGTCCAGGAGATCGCAGCTCTTCATCGCCTCCGCCACCTTATCGATGAACTTCGGGTCGTTCACGCGAACATCATCGTCGAGGAAGAGGACGACGTCGCCCCTCACCAGCTTCAACGCCTCGTTCAGCGCGCTCACCTTACCCTGCCTCCCTTCCCTGAGGAACACCTTCACCGACGGGTCGCTGAACTCGGTCAGTAGCCCGTTGAGGGCTTCGCGGTCGGGATCGTCAATGATAACAATGACCTCGAGGGGTCGCGCGTTACAGTTCAGCAGGCCCCTCACAAGCTCCACCAGCCCGTTACCGCCGCGGTAAGAAGGGATCACAACGCTCACGGT contains these protein-coding regions:
- a CDS encoding glycosyltransferase family 2 protein, which translates into the protein MPSPHAAAETLTVSVVIPSYRGGNGLVELVRGLLNCNARPLEVIVIIDDPDREALNGLLTEFSDPSVKVFLREGRQGKVSALNEALKLVRGDVVLFLDDDVRVNDPKFIDKVAEAMKSCDLLDVKKVIVGKGLLAKLVYIEYTAYNFASKMMAKLAGRAIAINGAAFAVKRRALDEIGYFKPCLAEDLDFALRSFVKGCRFSFLDSTYVLNYAPSSWTHWLKQRKRWAVGLASWLRENYRVLLRAVREVPHVIIPGIILTLPSLLTMIVALALHGMLSKKATYAALLPLSSLIRELVPVTAAVSISLIMMYTVTTLTFAFLLLSLGVLQYVIAKVTGLKPYAHLIPVYLLFYQTVWLTILSVGLIRVLIFGDERVEDWVV